Below is a window of Candidatus Binatia bacterium DNA.
ATTCCCCTGTTTCCCGCGCCATGCCAAAACGGCCATCGAGAAGGTGGCTCGCCACGTCTTCGGAGGTCATCCCGGCGTACGCGAGCTCGAAGTCGTGGATGATTACCGCGCCGTTGACGACCAAGCCATCCACCAAGCGCCGCTCGAGCAAATCGATGACCACAGGGCTCAAACCCACCTTGACCACATGGGCACCAAAGCCGAGCAGTACCCGCCTACCCTGGCGGCGCCGCCGCGCAAGCTCGTTCGCGATCCACAGGAGATCCTTGGCGGCAAGAACGTCAGGCAAACCTTGCAAGAGCTCGCGCACGCTCAACCCCGCGCGCAACGGCGCGGCAAAACTGCTCGTCGCCACTAACGAGGGGCGTTTCTCCAGCGGATACGTCTTCAGGCGCGACCAGTCTAAATCCTGTAAGCGGGTGGGGCGTTTGCGTGGCATGCTCTGCCTTCACCCTTCCCCGAACAGCAAGAGCTCTACGAGCTCGCACAAGGTGTGCCCGATGAGGATGTGCGATTCTTGAATCCGCGCTGTGTTGCGCGTGGCACTCACGCAGAGAACCAAGTCTACAGCGCGAGCCAGTTTCCCGCCGTCGCCGCCCGTGAGACCAATGGTAAATACGCCAAGTTCCCCACAGGCGCGTACCGCCCGCAGGACATTCGCGGCATTTCCGCTGGTAGAGATGGCAATGGCAACATCGCCGGCCCGCGCGAGAGCACGCACCTGCTTGGCAAACACATCAGCGTAGCTGTAGTCGTTGGCAATGCTGGTCAGCGCGGAGGTGTCCGTGGTCAGCGCCAGTGCTGGGAGCGGCGGGCGCTCGCGCTGGAAACGATTGACCAGTTCCGCGGCAATGTGCTGCGCGTCCGCAGCACTTCCACCGTTGCCAAACAGCAGCAGCTTGTGCCCACTCTGAAATGCCTGCGCCACCCGCTGCGCGGCCTCCTCCAATTGCACGGCGTGTTCGCGCAAAAATACCTGCTTTGCGCGAATGCTCTCATGGAAGATTGCTCGGATGCGCCGCCGCACGGCGCCCCGGTATAGCGAAAGCCTCGCCGCGGAACCAACCGAAAGGACAGAACCAGGACCCGCGATGGCTTTTGCTCCCGATGTGTGGCTTCGCGAAAACTCAACGGCGAGCAGATACCGATTTGGCAGGGGGTGGGGCATCGGCGTCGCTTGCCTTCGGCCGGGCCGGTATTCGTTGCTGCTTTGAGCACCGCGTTTTTGGGGAGGCGTGCGCCAGCGCACGGCAAGTGAAAGCGCCAGTGCGCGGAACCCGGGAGTGGTGTGCCAGCCTCCCGCCGCAGCGTGGGCACGGAAGAGTCGCGCCGACTGCTGAGGCAAAGGTCGAACGAGCTGCTCCCGTCTGCGCCGCCCCTTCTTCCGCACCGCCGGCCGCCGGCGACAACGGGCCGCCTCAACTACCGTTACCCATGCAGACTCGGGACACCGGGGGTCCCTCGGCGTTCCCGCGCCACTTCCGAGAGGGTGGCGTGTCTCGGCTGAGTGGTCGCACTTGTACAGCCCCGGGCAGGATCCCGCTCCCGCGAGCCAAAAGGGCGCAACTTGCACTCCGCTCGGGACCTTGGCACCGCCCGTCGCAACAGTCTTACCTTAACCGCAGCCGGCAAAGCGGAGCGCGAGCAGGATGAGTACGCCACCATAGTACAGCATGGTGAGCGCTTGCTCGGCCCGCAGGCGGATGCGCGGGGCACTGAGGGGGGCAAGCTGTGCGGCCAGCCACAGGAGCCATTCCATGGCGGAGCGCAGGACACCCGCAAGCAGCATTAAGTACGTAACCACCGTGCCGTAGTACACGCACCAGGTTCGCAAGTACGCGGCCCAACCTCTCTGATAGTACTCGCCCCACAAACTTCCGTAGGCGATGTGCTGGTGCAACTGAAACAACAACGCAGTGGGCACGAGACCAAAGAGAAAAAATTTCACCCCGTAATGGTACCACCGCACCGGCGGCCGGGCGGCACGCGCCTCGGAAAATGCAAGTGTGCCGCGGCACGCCCAATCCTCGGCAGCGACTAGCGGCAGGCGGTGCTCCTCCGCCCAGCATCGCGGGCAGCCGACTTCCACTCGCTCGCGCAAAGGTGTGCCCCTA
It encodes the following:
- a CDS encoding D-sedoheptulose 7-phosphate isomerase; this encodes MRRRIRAIFHESIRAKQVFLREHAVQLEEAAQRVAQAFQSGHKLLLFGNGGSAADAQHIAAELVNRFQRERPPLPALALTTDTSALTSIANDYSYADVFAKQVRALARAGDVAIAISTSGNAANVLRAVRACGELGVFTIGLTGGDGGKLARAVDLVLCVSATRNTARIQESHILIGHTLCELVELLLFGEG